From Vibrio splendidus, a single genomic window includes:
- a CDS encoding 4'-phosphopantetheinyl transferase family protein, with the protein MKTPVVDLWLCSLSNLNDQPDNVSQLKKRLTADEIAKVERYRMPSSQIQALYVRNYLRKVLSSYSDLMPEAWRFEYGEKGKPRLIEKQQIETGLNFNISHSKEHLLIAVCQREGKSLQLGVDIEHARSSTNIDSIMKHYFSDTELTDLLELSKEEQRERFFDLWALKESYIKATGKGLATSLRSFSFDFSNLTEQTLSLHASDFQPNLPDEIRLHGEISIYSGVGLDVTEQTDSSTDWQCCLGQLDEQYRFAVTLGGASLLMQLEMRTFSSSHLF; encoded by the coding sequence ATGAAAACTCCCGTTGTTGATTTGTGGCTATGTTCTCTGAGTAACTTGAATGACCAGCCAGACAATGTATCTCAGCTCAAAAAGAGACTGACAGCCGATGAGATTGCCAAAGTTGAGCGCTATCGAATGCCCTCATCTCAAATTCAGGCCCTGTATGTTCGAAACTACCTAAGAAAGGTGCTGTCTAGCTATTCTGATTTGATGCCTGAAGCGTGGCGCTTTGAATATGGTGAGAAAGGGAAGCCAAGGTTAATTGAGAAACAACAAATAGAAACTGGCCTGAATTTCAATATCAGTCATAGCAAAGAACATTTGTTAATCGCAGTTTGCCAGAGAGAAGGGAAGTCACTTCAATTAGGCGTCGATATCGAACATGCCAGAAGCTCGACCAATATCGACTCGATCATGAAGCACTATTTTTCAGATACGGAATTGACGGATTTACTTGAGCTCAGCAAAGAAGAACAAAGAGAGCGCTTTTTCGATCTGTGGGCGCTGAAGGAGTCGTATATCAAAGCGACGGGCAAGGGGCTAGCTACATCGTTGCGAAGCTTTTCGTTTGATTTCTCCAATCTGACGGAGCAAACACTGTCACTTCACGCTTCGGATTTTCAGCCAAACTTGCCGGATGAAATTAGATTGCATGGTGAAATCAGCATATACAGTGGAGTTGGGTTGGATGTTACTGAGCAAACCGATAGTTCTACAGATTGGCAATGTTGCTTAGGGCAGTTGGATGAGCAGTATCGATTTGCGGTTACGCTTGGTGGGGCGAGTCTTCTAATGCAATTAGAGATGAGAACTTTTTCGTCGTCTCATCTCTTTTAA
- a CDS encoding thioesterase family protein, which translates to MSQIYHHPVQIYYEDTDHSGVVYHPNFLKYFERAREHVLGSDKLATLWNEHGLGFAVYKANMTFQDGVEFAEICDIRTSFELDGKYKTLWRQEVWRKDATKPAVIGDIEMVCLDKDKQLQPVPAEVLKAMLGETN; encoded by the coding sequence ATGAGCCAGATCTACCATCACCCAGTACAAATTTACTATGAAGATACCGATCACTCAGGTGTGGTTTATCACCCTAACTTTCTAAAGTACTTTGAGCGTGCACGCGAACATGTATTGGGTAGCGATAAACTGGCAACATTATGGAATGAACATGGATTAGGTTTTGCGGTATATAAAGCCAACATGACTTTTCAAGATGGGGTTGAGTTCGCTGAGATCTGCGACATCCGAACCTCTTTTGAACTTGATGGCAAATACAAAACGCTATGGCGACAAGAAGTGTGGCGTAAAGATGCAACCAAACCTGCGGTGATTGGTGATATCGAAATGGTTTGCCTAGACAAAGACAAGCAACTGCAGCCCGTGCCTGCTGAAGTATTAAAAGCGATGCTTGGCGAAACGAACTAA
- a CDS encoding TRAP transporter substrate-binding protein: MFKPLTLLSVSALALTSFNAAANCDPGEIVIKFSHVTNTDKHPKGIAASLLEERVNTEMNGKACMQVFPNSTLYDDNKVLEALLNGDVQMAAPSLSKFEKFTKKYRIFDLPFLFEDVEAVDRFQNSESGEKLKNAMKRRGLQGLAFWHNGMKQMSANKPLINPEDAEGLKFRVQASDVLVAQFEQLGANPQKMSFKEVYGGLQTKVIDGQENTWSNIYGKKFFEVQDGVTETNHGILDYLVVTSNDFWKDLPEDVRTQLGTIVQEVSETRNAESSKVNLANKNNIIEAGGEVRTLTPEQREAWVTALQPVWKKFEKDIGSDLIDAALASNQ, from the coding sequence ATGTTTAAGCCTCTTACCCTGCTGTCTGTATCTGCTCTGGCGCTCACAAGTTTTAATGCTGCTGCAAACTGTGACCCAGGTGAAATCGTGATTAAATTCAGTCATGTAACCAATACCGACAAGCACCCGAAAGGCATTGCCGCTTCTTTACTGGAAGAGCGAGTAAACACGGAAATGAATGGCAAAGCTTGTATGCAAGTTTTCCCAAACTCAACACTCTACGATGATAATAAAGTACTGGAAGCCCTGTTAAATGGTGATGTTCAAATGGCGGCACCATCGCTGTCTAAATTTGAGAAGTTCACTAAGAAATACCGCATTTTTGACCTTCCTTTCCTATTTGAAGACGTAGAAGCTGTTGACCGTTTCCAAAACTCAGAGTCTGGCGAAAAGCTGAAGAACGCGATGAAGCGTCGTGGTCTACAAGGCCTAGCGTTTTGGCACAATGGCATGAAACAGATGTCAGCAAACAAACCTCTTATCAATCCTGAAGACGCGGAAGGTTTGAAATTCCGTGTTCAAGCATCAGACGTATTGGTTGCTCAGTTTGAACAACTGGGTGCTAACCCACAGAAGATGTCTTTCAAAGAAGTATACGGTGGCCTACAAACTAAGGTTATCGATGGCCAAGAGAACACATGGTCAAACATCTACGGTAAGAAGTTCTTTGAAGTACAAGACGGCGTGACTGAAACCAATCACGGTATCTTGGATTACCTAGTTGTAACGTCAAACGACTTCTGGAAAGACCTACCTGAAGATGTACGTACGCAACTTGGCACTATCGTTCAAGAAGTGTCTGAGACGCGTAACGCAGAATCTTCAAAAGTTAACCTAGCGAACAAAAACAACATCATCGAAGCGGGTGGTGAGGTTCGTACGCTTACGCCTGAACAGCGTGAAGCATGGGTAACTGCGCTTCAACCAGTATGGAAGAAGTTTGAAAAAGACATCGGTTCAGATCTTATCGATGCAGCGTTAGCTTCAAACCAATAA
- a CDS encoding TRAP transporter small permease translates to MDNPQMEQPNSSESALETSLFSKVGRVTDVIEESLIAFFLGAMTLLTFANVVFRYAFNDNILWALELTVFMFAWMVLVGASYGVKKHFHIGVDVIINLAPEKLRKVYALIAVTSCLAFSILLLIGSWNYWYPFATERAWYETDDIPMPEMLQFLADWLNEGERYEKLPRFIPYMALPIGMAMLTFRFIQIAYQVATGKLDRMIAGHEAEEELDALKADVLAGSDEDATAVLDSTKQNKANESGTKSNGKED, encoded by the coding sequence ATGGATAATCCTCAAATGGAACAACCAAATTCTAGCGAATCAGCACTGGAAACCTCTCTTTTTTCCAAAGTCGGAAGAGTTACGGATGTGATTGAAGAGTCATTAATCGCATTTTTCCTTGGCGCAATGACGCTACTTACTTTTGCCAATGTGGTGTTTCGATACGCATTCAACGACAACATCTTATGGGCACTGGAATTGACCGTGTTCATGTTCGCTTGGATGGTGTTAGTAGGCGCATCTTATGGCGTCAAAAAGCACTTCCACATTGGCGTTGATGTGATCATTAACCTTGCCCCAGAAAAGCTACGTAAAGTGTATGCGTTAATCGCCGTCACAAGCTGCCTAGCATTCTCAATCTTACTTCTTATCGGTTCTTGGAATTACTGGTACCCGTTCGCGACTGAGCGCGCTTGGTATGAAACCGATGATATTCCAATGCCAGAGATGCTTCAGTTCCTTGCCGACTGGCTGAATGAAGGCGAACGATACGAGAAATTGCCACGTTTTATTCCTTACATGGCACTGCCGATTGGTATGGCAATGCTGACGTTCCGATTCATCCAAATCGCTTATCAAGTGGCGACAGGCAAACTTGACCGCATGATTGCGGGCCATGAAGCCGAAGAAGAGCTGGATGCATTGAAAGCTGATGTTTTAGCGGGTTCTGATGAAGACGCGACAGCGGTATTGGATTCGACTAAGCAAAACAAGGCGAATGAGTCGGGTACAAAATCTAACGGTAAGGAAGACTAA
- a CDS encoding TRAP transporter large permease, with amino-acid sequence MAMLFLFLMVIAFMLVGVPIAISLGLSSVIFLLMHSDASLASVAQTLFNAFAGHYTLLAIPFFILASSFMSTGGVAKRIIRFAIAMVGWFRGGLAMASVVACMMFAALSGSSPATVVAIGSIVIAGMIKNGYTKEFAAGVICNAGTLGILIPPSIVMVVYAAATDVSVGRMFLGGVIPGLLAGVMLMIAIYIAARIKKIPAQPFVGWGEMFAAAKDASWGLLLIVIILGGIYGGIFTPTEAAAVAAVYAFFIANFIYKDMGPFADKKNTKPALVKVFQTFFHKDTKDTLYDAGKLTIMLLFIIANALILKHVLTEERIPQMITESMLSAGLGPITFLIVVNVLLLIGGQFMEPSGLLIIVAPLVFPIAIALGIDPIHLGIMMVVNMEIGMITPPVGLNLFVTAGVAKMSMMNVVKAALPWVGVMFLFLIIVTYVPWVSTWLPTTLMGPEIITK; translated from the coding sequence ATGGCAATGTTATTTCTATTTTTAATGGTAATTGCTTTCATGTTGGTCGGTGTGCCAATTGCGATTTCCCTCGGTTTATCAAGCGTCATATTCTTATTGATGCATTCAGATGCGTCACTAGCTTCGGTTGCACAAACGCTGTTTAATGCATTTGCAGGCCACTACACACTCTTAGCGATCCCTTTCTTTATCTTGGCCTCTAGTTTCATGTCTACAGGTGGTGTGGCGAAACGTATTATCCGTTTTGCTATCGCAATGGTCGGCTGGTTCCGCGGCGGTTTAGCGATGGCGTCGGTTGTGGCATGTATGATGTTCGCAGCGTTATCTGGATCGTCTCCAGCAACGGTAGTGGCAATCGGTAGTATTGTTATCGCTGGTATGATCAAAAACGGCTACACAAAAGAGTTCGCGGCAGGGGTTATCTGTAATGCGGGTACTTTGGGTATCTTGATTCCACCGTCAATCGTGATGGTAGTTTACGCTGCGGCGACGGATGTATCTGTAGGTCGTATGTTCCTCGGTGGCGTGATTCCTGGCCTGTTGGCAGGTGTGATGTTGATGATTGCTATCTACATTGCAGCACGTATTAAGAAGATTCCTGCACAGCCGTTTGTGGGCTGGGGTGAGATGTTCGCAGCAGCAAAAGACGCAAGTTGGGGTCTGCTACTGATTGTCATCATTTTGGGTGGTATCTACGGCGGTATCTTTACACCGACGGAAGCGGCGGCTGTTGCAGCGGTATACGCGTTCTTTATTGCCAACTTTATCTATAAAGATATGGGGCCTTTCGCTGACAAGAAGAATACAAAGCCTGCTTTGGTTAAGGTGTTCCAAACCTTCTTCCATAAAGATACCAAAGACACGCTCTATGATGCAGGTAAGCTGACGATCATGCTGCTGTTTATCATTGCCAATGCTCTGATTCTTAAGCATGTACTGACAGAGGAACGCATTCCTCAGATGATCACTGAGTCTATGCTTTCTGCAGGCTTAGGTCCGATCACCTTCTTGATTGTGGTGAACGTTCTACTCTTGATTGGTGGGCAGTTCATGGAGCCATCAGGCTTGCTGATCATCGTTGCGCCATTGGTATTCCCAATTGCAATTGCACTGGGCATCGACCCCATTCACCTAGGCATCATGATGGTTGTGAACATGGAGATAGGGATGATAACGCCGCCTGTGGGGCTCAATTTGTTTGTGACCGCCGGGGTCGCGAAGATGTCGATGATGAACGTGGTAAAAGCAGCGTTGCCGTGGGTTGGCGTGATGTTCTTGTTCTTGATTATCGTAACTTACGTACCTTGGGTATCAACATGGTTACCGACCACGTTGATGGGGCCAGAGATAATCACTAAGTAG
- a CDS encoding sigma-54-dependent transcriptional regulator, whose protein sequence is MCHVYFIDDESDLRMAIEQSFELADIEAEFFPDAESALLAIQENGLPHVIITDICLPGISGHDLLNTVMHKDKEVPVIMITGHGDISMAVQAIQDGAYDFIEKPFANERLIETTKRAIEKRQLTLENLELKRSLKASKALGPRIIGDTQSMTDLRSIITHVADTNADILLFGETGTGKELVARSLHEQSSRREQNFVAVNCGAVPENLIESELYGHEKGAFTGAESKRIGKFEFAQGGTLFLDEIESMPMQAQIRLLRVLQERVIERVGSNGLVPLDIRVIAATKVDLKKAAEEGTFRQDLYYRLNVVTLDLPPLRSRQEDIPALFHHFLLVAAARYGKTAPAIPQKELHELLAHDWPGNVRELRNTAERFVLLGKLSHLSDSTSESTQHLSLAELVCDFEKNTLKQALIECNGSIKETMDRLQLPRKTLYDKMQKHQLVKESYRQNEN, encoded by the coding sequence ATGTGTCACGTCTATTTCATTGATGATGAATCCGATCTAAGAATGGCGATTGAACAGAGCTTTGAGCTCGCCGATATTGAAGCGGAGTTCTTTCCCGATGCCGAATCTGCTCTGCTCGCAATTCAAGAGAACGGCTTACCCCACGTAATCATCACTGATATCTGTTTACCGGGTATTTCCGGGCATGACTTGCTCAACACCGTAATGCACAAAGACAAAGAAGTCCCCGTAATCATGATCACTGGCCACGGCGATATCTCCATGGCCGTGCAAGCGATCCAAGACGGCGCTTATGACTTCATTGAAAAGCCGTTCGCCAATGAACGTCTAATCGAAACTACTAAGCGAGCGATAGAAAAACGCCAACTTACCCTTGAGAATCTTGAATTAAAGCGCTCTCTCAAGGCCAGTAAAGCGCTTGGACCAAGAATCATTGGTGACACGCAATCAATGACCGATCTGCGTTCTATCATCACCCACGTTGCCGACACTAACGCCGATATTTTGTTGTTTGGTGAGACAGGCACGGGCAAAGAATTAGTCGCACGATCCCTACATGAGCAAAGCAGTCGACGAGAACAAAACTTTGTTGCCGTCAATTGCGGGGCGGTTCCAGAAAATCTGATTGAAAGTGAGTTGTATGGCCATGAAAAAGGCGCATTCACAGGTGCTGAGAGTAAACGCATTGGCAAGTTCGAGTTTGCTCAAGGCGGAACCCTATTCTTAGATGAGATCGAATCTATGCCGATGCAGGCACAAATTCGCCTGTTACGTGTCTTGCAAGAACGCGTCATCGAAAGAGTTGGCTCAAACGGATTGGTCCCACTTGATATTCGAGTAATCGCCGCAACCAAAGTTGACTTGAAAAAGGCAGCTGAAGAAGGGACTTTCAGACAAGACCTTTACTACCGATTGAATGTTGTCACCCTAGATTTACCGCCGTTGAGAAGCCGCCAAGAAGATATCCCAGCACTCTTCCACCACTTCTTACTGGTCGCTGCGGCACGTTATGGCAAAACAGCCCCGGCAATTCCACAGAAAGAACTGCACGAGCTTTTAGCCCACGATTGGCCGGGAAATGTACGAGAATTGCGTAACACTGCGGAGCGTTTCGTACTTTTAGGCAAGCTATCTCACTTATCAGACAGTACTTCGGAGTCGACCCAACATTTGTCGTTAGCAGAACTGGTTTGTGATTTTGAGAAAAACACGTTAAAGCAAGCGCTTATTGAGTGTAATGGCAGCATCAAAGAGACGATGGATCGGCTGCAACTTCCCCGAAAAACACTCTACGATAAGATGCAAAAACACCAGCTAGTGAAAGAGTCATACAGACAAAACGAAAACTAA
- a CDS encoding sensor histidine kinase, producing MFQAFRIPILLMAIYSLLMVFGGHWVWSTSHESLLNDHQSKLNRFSVHISSQLDKFAHIPELLSKDKELVDALHSPSNSAQIELTNRYLEHVNSVIQASDTYLLDSIGTTIAASNWNQPRSFIRRNFAFRPYYQEAIQGNENQYFALGSTSGKRGYYYSYPVSYAAEIIGVIVVKMDLSLIEASWKGKQSFFVADDKDQIVFMSSNPEWLFKSLQPLSQAQQARIQESRQYLDTKIESLHFSGDFESATSNIESPHKLVQEQFFSSSRFLAEPKLTIRVFSPTHLVWWDLVAYLVVLSLIFAIIYLTMQLNHHRQQRRAQIDRLQSEAKQKLEFQVLERTSELHVEIKHRIETEHVLRQTQDELIQAAKLAVLGQMSASISHELNNPLAAIRSYADNGRLFLAKEKIDRVDDNLSRISALTDRMAKISHQLRSFAKKSTAEELHTLQILPVLHSSRELMKPQLKSERVKVNELPETFDACVLANAIQLEQVIINLLTNAIQAMEQQDDKQLAILLEIRESDHQQASTLLIHVDDNGPGFTSSSSGDFFEPFHTTKKNGLGLGLSISQQIIRGINGKLATGHSPQGGARFSIELPLVEQEQKEKKPTPKPKTTD from the coding sequence ATGTTTCAAGCTTTTAGAATCCCAATACTATTAATGGCCATATACAGTCTACTGATGGTCTTTGGCGGTCATTGGGTATGGAGTACTAGTCATGAAAGTTTGTTAAATGATCATCAATCTAAGCTAAACCGCTTTTCGGTTCATATTTCAAGCCAATTGGATAAGTTCGCGCACATTCCCGAGCTGCTTTCAAAAGACAAAGAACTGGTCGATGCCCTTCACTCTCCAAGTAACTCTGCGCAAATCGAGCTCACCAATCGCTATCTAGAGCACGTAAATTCGGTGATTCAAGCGTCCGACACTTATCTATTAGACAGCATTGGCACTACTATCGCAGCCAGTAACTGGAATCAACCACGTTCTTTTATTCGTCGAAACTTTGCTTTCCGTCCCTACTATCAAGAAGCCATTCAGGGCAATGAAAATCAATATTTTGCGCTAGGTTCAACGTCTGGGAAGCGAGGCTATTATTATTCTTATCCGGTCTCCTATGCCGCTGAGATTATTGGCGTCATTGTCGTAAAGATGGATTTATCGCTGATTGAAGCAAGTTGGAAAGGCAAACAGAGTTTTTTTGTTGCTGACGATAAAGACCAAATCGTATTCATGTCGAGTAATCCTGAATGGCTGTTCAAAAGCCTTCAGCCGCTGAGCCAAGCACAGCAAGCTCGAATTCAAGAAAGCAGGCAGTATCTCGATACCAAAATCGAAAGCCTTCACTTCTCTGGTGATTTCGAGAGTGCGACTAGCAATATTGAGTCTCCGCACAAGCTCGTCCAAGAGCAATTCTTTAGCTCTTCACGCTTCTTAGCCGAACCGAAACTCACTATACGAGTATTTTCTCCGACCCACTTAGTTTGGTGGGACCTGGTGGCTTACCTAGTGGTTTTGAGCCTTATCTTTGCGATTATTTATCTAACGATGCAGCTCAATCACCATCGACAACAAAGGCGTGCCCAAATTGATAGACTGCAATCTGAAGCCAAGCAAAAACTAGAATTTCAAGTGCTTGAGCGCACATCAGAGCTGCACGTCGAGATTAAACATCGTATCGAAACCGAGCATGTACTGAGGCAAACACAAGACGAACTCATCCAAGCCGCCAAACTGGCGGTGCTAGGGCAAATGTCGGCAAGCATAAGCCATGAGTTGAATAATCCTCTCGCTGCGATTCGCAGTTATGCCGACAACGGCCGACTGTTTCTTGCCAAAGAAAAGATCGATCGTGTCGATGACAACCTCTCGCGAATCTCGGCGCTCACTGATCGCATGGCGAAAATCAGCCACCAGCTTCGCTCCTTCGCCAAGAAATCCACCGCGGAAGAGCTACACACGTTGCAGATACTTCCCGTATTACACTCGTCAAGAGAGCTGATGAAACCACAACTCAAGAGTGAACGAGTTAAGGTTAACGAACTCCCTGAAACCTTTGATGCTTGCGTGCTCGCCAACGCCATTCAATTGGAACAAGTGATCATTAATTTGCTGACCAACGCGATTCAGGCGATGGAACAACAAGACGACAAGCAATTAGCTATTCTGTTAGAAATTAGGGAATCCGACCATCAACAAGCCAGCACCTTGCTGATTCATGTCGATGATAATGGCCCCGGCTTCACTTCCTCTTCGAGCGGAGATTTTTTTGAACCTTTCCATACCACCAAGAAAAATGGACTTGGACTTGGGTTATCGATTTCTCAACAAATAATCCGCGGAATCAACGGCAAGCTCGCTACCGGTCACAGCCCTCAAGGTGGTGCTCGATTCAGCATAGAGTTGCCCCTTGTTGAGCAAGAACAAAAAGAAAAAAAACCAACACCCAAACCAAAAACAACAGACTGA
- the tig gene encoding trigger factor yields the protein MQVTVETLEGLERRLNITVPAANIEDAVTAELRNIAKNRRFDGFRKGKVPMKMVAKMYGKAVRQDVMGEVMQRHFIEAIVKEKINPAGAPTFAPVENNEGADLVFNATFEVYPEVELKGLENITVEKPAVEVKEADVEEMIETLRKQQATWTEVEAAADAGSRATIDFVGSIDGEEFEGGKAENFPLEMGAGRMIPGFEDGIVGKTAGMEFEIEVNFPEDYHAENLKGKAAKFSIKLNKVEARELPELNEEFVSKFGAAEGVEGLKAEVRKNMERELKQAVKNRIKEQAIDGLVNENNIDVPSALIDQEIGVLRQQAAQRFGGNTEAADQLPRELFEEQAKRRVVVGLLLGEVIKTEELKADDEKVKAIIEEMATAYEDPTEVIAYYEQNEQMMNNMRNVALEEQAIDAIIAKAQVSDKEVSFNELMNQQPA from the coding sequence ATGCAAGTTACTGTTGAAACGCTAGAAGGCCTAGAGCGCCGTCTTAATATTACTGTTCCTGCTGCTAACATCGAAGATGCAGTTACAGCTGAACTACGCAACATCGCGAAAAACCGTCGTTTCGATGGTTTCCGTAAAGGCAAAGTGCCTATGAAGATGGTTGCTAAAATGTACGGCAAAGCAGTACGTCAAGACGTGATGGGCGAAGTAATGCAACGTCACTTCATCGAAGCGATCGTTAAAGAGAAAATTAACCCAGCTGGCGCACCTACTTTCGCACCAGTTGAAAACAACGAAGGCGCTGACCTAGTATTCAACGCAACTTTTGAAGTTTACCCAGAAGTTGAGCTGAAAGGTCTAGAAAACATCACGGTTGAGAAACCAGCAGTAGAAGTTAAAGAAGCTGACGTTGAAGAGATGATCGAAACTCTACGTAAGCAACAAGCAACTTGGACTGAAGTTGAAGCTGCTGCTGACGCTGGTTCTCGTGCAACTATCGACTTCGTTGGTTCTATCGACGGTGAAGAGTTCGAAGGCGGTAAAGCTGAGAACTTCCCACTAGAGATGGGTGCTGGTCGCATGATCCCTGGTTTTGAAGACGGTATCGTTGGTAAAACAGCAGGTATGGAATTCGAAATCGAAGTAAACTTCCCAGAAGATTACCACGCTGAAAACCTAAAAGGTAAAGCTGCTAAGTTCTCTATCAAGCTGAACAAAGTTGAAGCTCGTGAGCTTCCAGAACTAAACGAAGAATTCGTTTCTAAGTTCGGCGCAGCTGAAGGCGTTGAAGGCCTTAAAGCTGAAGTTCGTAAGAACATGGAGCGTGAGCTTAAGCAAGCTGTTAAGAACCGCATCAAAGAGCAAGCAATTGACGGTCTAGTTAACGAAAACAACATCGACGTACCTTCTGCTCTAATCGATCAAGAGATCGGTGTTCTACGTCAACAAGCTGCTCAACGTTTCGGTGGCAACACTGAAGCTGCTGACCAACTTCCACGTGAGCTGTTCGAAGAGCAAGCTAAACGTCGCGTAGTTGTAGGTCTTCTTCTTGGTGAAGTAATCAAGACTGAAGAGCTAAAAGCTGACGACGAGAAAGTTAAAGCTATCATCGAAGAGATGGCTACAGCATACGAAGATCCAACAGAAGTTATTGCTTACTACGAGCAAAACGAGCAAATGATGAACAACATGCGCAATGTTGCTCTAGAAGAGCAAGCTATTGATGCAATCATCGCTAAAGCTCAAGTTTCTGATAAAGAAGTTAGCTTCAACGAGCTAATGAATCAGCAACCTGCTTAA
- the clpP gene encoding ATP-dependent Clp endopeptidase proteolytic subunit ClpP codes for MSYQEKNTMPSIMDALVPMVVEQTSRGERSYDIYSRLLKERIIFLTGQVEDHMANLVVAQLLFLESENPDKDIYLYINSPGGSVTAGMSIYDTMQFIKPNVSTVCMGQACSMGAFLLAGGTPGKRHVLPNSRVMIHQPLGGFQGQASDIQIHAQEILTIKQKLNKLLAEHTGQPLEVVERDTDRDNFMSADQAVEYGLVDSVLNHRGQ; via the coding sequence ATGAGCTACCAAGAAAAAAATACAATGCCATCGATTATGGACGCACTAGTTCCTATGGTGGTTGAACAGACTTCCCGTGGTGAACGTTCTTACGATATTTATTCTCGTCTATTAAAAGAACGTATCATTTTCTTAACAGGTCAAGTGGAAGACCACATGGCAAATCTTGTCGTGGCTCAACTGCTTTTCTTGGAATCAGAAAACCCAGACAAAGATATCTATCTTTACATCAACTCACCTGGCGGTAGCGTAACAGCGGGCATGTCTATCTATGACACAATGCAGTTCATCAAGCCAAACGTGAGCACAGTATGTATGGGTCAAGCTTGCTCTATGGGTGCATTTTTACTAGCGGGTGGTACTCCCGGTAAGCGTCACGTGCTTCCAAACTCACGTGTAATGATTCACCAGCCACTTGGCGGCTTCCAAGGCCAAGCGTCTGATATTCAAATTCACGCGCAAGAGATCCTAACGATCAAACAAAAGCTAAACAAACTATTGGCAGAGCACACTGGTCAGCCTTTAGAAGTTGTTGAGCGTGATACAGATCGTGATAATTTTATGTCTGCTGATCAAGCAGTAGAATACGGCTTGGTAGATTCAGTTCTTAATCACCGCGGTCAATAA